The DNA segment GAAGATCCAGATGATGTTTTGTCCAAGTAGTTCGATTTTGAACGGAAAAAGGGGAATGAAGGATGGGACTCGAGACTGGTGCTAGGAAAATACATCTGAGTGGGAGCAACTCCTCCAAGTCTAATTGCAGAAGCTGGAATCGAATCCATAATACAATGCATTCTTCTTGGACCTCTGTTTACAAAATTATGATAGTAATGGTACTAAAAAGTACAATTTTACCTTAAACACCAATAAATGCACACAACTAGCAACAATAGAGATTTTCTTCTTACCTAGCTCCCAGCACATTCAACTCATACGAGATGTGAGCTACCGGATAGTTCCCCGTAGTAACTCGAGGATATGTTTGCTTTAAGCGAGTGGACTGGCTTTTCAACATTTTGGGTTCGGAATGAAGGGGCAAAGCATCGTACACAATAAACTTCGTTCCCAGGAAATTGGATCTGGAGAAATAAAGTCTTTTGAGTCTTTTATGAACGCAATAATTGTAAAGCACTAAGCGTCTGGCAGATAGTAATGTTTTAGCTCAAGTCTTTCGCAATGCAGGAGTCCAAGTGTCACGTTTCACTCGCAGTATTGTATAGGTAGACATATACAGGACATTCCGAAGCATTTATTCCCAAAATTTTTTCGGATTTGCAGCTTGTGGGAAGGAATAAAAAAAACGTGAACTTGACTCTGATTAATTGCATGACTGAGCACTTTGATCCTACAAATTTTGATGTATTACTCAAGCTCTAAAAGTAAAATGCACCTTAATTTTCCCACATACGCACTCCTTCCTTTCTTCGTATCATTGGCATGTAGTGAGATAATGTAATCAGTACATGTGGCTCGTCTACACCTACGAGCAGCAAGAAGAAACTTGCCATCATCAGCCAGCGCTGCCACACATACCAAACATAGAAATCTAGGTGAATGATCTATGTGCATCTGCAAATAGTCTGCGACACAAAGTTAAGAAATTAACCACTATGTACCTTGACTTAAACTTGCAAAAAGATGATATGTTTGAGTGTCGCGATTCCGCTTTATAAAACACTGAAAAATAGACTCTCTCGGGCCAGGCTGCAAGAACAGAAAATAGTTACTTAAGCAACATCCAAACTCGAATCCCAGTCTTGGTCACAGTCACCCTCCCACCAGATATTAAAATTCTATACATGAAAAAATACATTCCAAATATAAGCTTTTATCTCTAGgggagttgatatttacactccattttGTGTTATCTACACTCCACTTCACAAGTGGAGTATGTTCAATCTATAAAACGGCAAACAAAGTTGGAACAAAAAACACATTCAATTTCTACCAAAAGCATAATATAAGTTGATCAAAGCAACACTTCGACATACGGAACCAGCAGTTAATCCACACTACCGTTTTTTCCAACCATAAACAGTCACAACCACACAAAAACCGGCAACGAAAACTAGACAACTCAAGAAACCAAATCAACCCATGCATAACCGATAATCAAGAAACAAGCTTTATAGTCCAAAACCAACAATTCTGAAGCTCAAAACAAGACCTGCTTCACAGAAATCGGAAAAGTGATTCTCCCAGAAATCTCAGGGACTTGAACCAACTCTTTCATCACCTCCCTCCAG comes from the Henckelia pumila isolate YLH828 chromosome 1, ASM3356847v2, whole genome shotgun sequence genome and includes:
- the LOC140861839 gene encoding tubby-like F-box protein 3, producing the protein MILGLKSRSRRVVQDSSFAGIEKSKSDVIKNHAGENLKENCCFWSNLPPELLREVLVRIEESESKWPRRKHVVACAGVCRSWREVMKELVQVPEISGRITFPISVKQPGPRESIFQCFIKRNRDTQTYHLFASLSQALADDGKFLLAARRCRRATCTDYIISLHANDTKKGRSAYVGKLRSNFLGTKFIVYDALPLHSEPKMLKSQSTRLKQTYPRVTTGNYPVAHISYELNVLGARGPRRMHCIMDSIPASAIRLGGVAPTQMYFPSTSLESHPSFPFFRSKSNYLDKTSSGSSSSQGDGSLILRNKAPRWHEQLQCWCLNFHGRVTVASVKNFQLVASPENGQVGPEHEKVILQFGKVGKDVFTMDYRFPISAFQAFAICLSNFDTKIACE